A single region of the Agromyces sp. Leaf222 genome encodes:
- a CDS encoding Na+/H+ antiporter NhaA translates to MNILRSERWAAVLLLIAAVLGLVLANMPFGSALVDALDAHLDLPWLGLDLSAGHWISDGLLAVFFFIVAVELKRELVIGELNSPSKALLPAIAALGGVIVPALIYVAFTAGTDVVDGWPIPTATDIAFALGVLAVFGRFIPTRVRVFLLALAVLDDLIAILIIAFFFTADASMAFIGLGAITIALFGAVSRMLKPRSAWILSRRPQWPIMAVLWVLAALSWYFIYQSGVHATIAGVALGFVMARRPGGRAVHGLEPVSNGVILPLFALTAAMVPIPQVAVSDLSPAFWGIVVGLPVGKIVGILLAGGIGMLFARHRTGAALTVGDLVMVGALGGIGFTVSLLMNELAFAGNPEVADEGTLAVLLGSGIAIVFAGIAVTVRSRQYRAKGALGGPGGPFSR, encoded by the coding sequence ATGAACATCCTCAGGTCCGAACGCTGGGCGGCCGTACTGCTGCTCATCGCCGCCGTGCTCGGGCTCGTGCTCGCCAACATGCCGTTCGGCTCGGCCCTCGTCGACGCGCTGGACGCGCACCTCGACCTGCCGTGGCTCGGGCTCGACCTCTCGGCCGGCCACTGGATCAGCGACGGGCTGCTCGCGGTGTTCTTCTTCATCGTGGCCGTGGAGCTCAAACGCGAACTCGTCATCGGCGAGCTGAACTCGCCGTCGAAGGCGCTGCTGCCGGCGATCGCGGCGCTCGGCGGCGTCATCGTGCCCGCGCTCATCTACGTGGCCTTCACCGCCGGCACCGACGTGGTGGACGGATGGCCGATCCCGACTGCGACCGACATCGCCTTCGCGCTGGGGGTGCTCGCCGTGTTCGGGCGGTTCATCCCGACCCGCGTGCGGGTGTTCCTCCTCGCGCTCGCGGTGCTCGACGACCTCATTGCGATCCTCATCATCGCGTTCTTCTTCACCGCCGACGCGAGCATGGCGTTCATCGGGCTCGGCGCGATCACGATCGCGTTGTTCGGCGCGGTCAGCCGCATGCTGAAGCCGCGATCGGCGTGGATCCTCTCGCGTCGACCGCAGTGGCCGATCATGGCGGTGCTCTGGGTGCTCGCCGCGCTCTCGTGGTACTTCATCTACCAGTCGGGCGTGCACGCGACGATCGCCGGCGTCGCGCTCGGCTTCGTCATGGCACGACGACCGGGGGGCCGCGCAGTGCACGGGCTCGAGCCGGTCTCGAACGGCGTCATCCTGCCGCTGTTCGCGCTCACGGCGGCGATGGTCCCGATTCCGCAGGTGGCCGTCAGCGACCTCTCCCCCGCGTTCTGGGGCATCGTCGTCGGCCTGCCCGTCGGCAAGATCGTCGGCATCCTGCTCGCCGGCGGCATCGGCATGCTCTTCGCGAGGCATCGAACGGGTGCCGCGCTGACCGTCGGCGACCTCGTCATGGTCGGCGCCCTCGGCGGCATCGGCTTCACGGTGTCGCTGCTCATGAACGAGCTCGCCTTCGCCGGAAACCCCGAGGTCGCCGACGAAGGCACCCTCGCCGTGCTGCTCGGCTCCGGCATCGCGATCGTGTTCGCGGGCATCGCCGTGACGGTCCGGTCGCGGCAGTACCGGGCCAAGGGCGCCCTCGGCGGACCCGGAGGGCCGTTCTCACGATGA
- a CDS encoding LysE family transporter, with amino-acid sequence MSFSVWVALLAASVVISFTPGAGAINTMGNALKVGLGRAFWGILGQQAALVVHIVIVAAGLGVLVANSPLAFDAIRYAGAAYLVYLGIRQFLAKPVEGDEGADVATAADAPADESGWSLFRRGLLVNLLNPKAIVFFLAFLPQFIRPGEPLLPQYLIVAATVVLVDVAVMWGFFAVAARSFRRVTRSARGQTVLNRVFGSLFLAVGVALAASH; translated from the coding sequence GTGTCGTTCTCGGTGTGGGTCGCGTTGCTCGCGGCGAGCGTGGTCATCTCGTTCACCCCCGGCGCCGGCGCGATCAACACGATGGGCAACGCGTTGAAGGTCGGTCTCGGGCGCGCCTTCTGGGGCATCCTCGGGCAGCAGGCGGCGCTCGTCGTGCACATCGTGATCGTGGCCGCGGGCCTCGGCGTGCTCGTGGCGAACTCGCCGCTCGCCTTCGACGCGATCCGGTACGCGGGCGCGGCGTATCTCGTCTACCTCGGCATCCGGCAGTTCCTCGCGAAGCCCGTCGAGGGCGACGAGGGGGCGGATGTCGCGACCGCCGCCGACGCCCCGGCCGACGAGTCCGGGTGGTCGCTGTTCCGCCGCGGCCTGCTCGTGAACCTGCTGAACCCGAAGGCGATCGTCTTCTTCCTCGCGTTCCTGCCGCAGTTCATCCGCCCCGGCGAGCCGCTGCTGCCGCAGTACCTCATCGTGGCGGCGACCGTGGTCCTCGTCGATGTCGCGGTGATGTGGGGCTTCTTCGCGGTGGCCGCACGATCGTTCCGCCGGGTGACCAGGTCGGCGCGCGGGCAGACCGTGCTCAACCGCGTGTTCGGCTCGCTGTTCCTCGCCGTCGGCGTCGCGCTCGCCGCGAGCCACTGA
- a CDS encoding YabN family protein: MTHTPATGDSPHPGLDELIATVALLRAPGGCPWDADQTHESLVQYLVEESWELIDAIESGDRAEMIEELGDVLYQVLFHADIAAHTEGEAFDIDDVARHMTAKMVSRHPHVFGDREAQTADDVVAFWEDLKAEEKPHRTSVLDGVPRGMPALALAQKLLGKAEKAGVIVDVEAPDVAVSPATEGELGRLLFELAASARSQGLDAERALRAALRTFEQDVRDAESAAAASVAPEAG, from the coding sequence ATGACGCACACACCCGCGACCGGTGACTCGCCGCATCCCGGACTCGACGAGCTCATCGCCACGGTCGCCCTGCTCCGGGCTCCCGGCGGATGCCCGTGGGACGCCGACCAGACCCACGAGAGCCTCGTGCAGTACCTCGTCGAGGAGAGCTGGGAGCTCATCGACGCCATCGAGTCCGGCGACCGCGCCGAGATGATCGAGGAGCTCGGCGACGTGCTCTACCAGGTGCTGTTCCACGCCGACATCGCCGCGCACACCGAGGGCGAGGCGTTCGACATCGACGACGTCGCGCGGCACATGACCGCGAAGATGGTGTCACGGCATCCGCACGTGTTCGGCGATCGCGAGGCGCAGACGGCCGACGACGTCGTCGCCTTCTGGGAGGACCTGAAGGCCGAGGAGAAGCCGCACCGCACGAGCGTGCTCGACGGCGTGCCGCGCGGCATGCCCGCGCTCGCGCTCGCGCAGAAGCTGCTGGGCAAGGCCGAGAAGGCGGGCGTGATCGTCGACGTCGAAGCGCCGGATGTCGCGGTGTCGCCCGCGACCGAGGGCGAACTCGGTCGGCTGCTGTTCGAGCTCGCGGCCTCGGCCCGGTCGCAGGGACTCGACGCCGAACGCGCGCTCCGTGCCGCGCTGCGCACGTTCGAGCAGGACGTGCGCGACGCCGAGTCGGCCGCCGCGGCATCCGTCGCCCCCGAAGCCGGCTGA
- the hisS gene encoding histidine--tRNA ligase: MAASVTPPRGMRDFLPAEKARREHALGVIRGVYSSHGFDEIETPVMEDASRLHAGLGGDNEKLAFAVMKRGITPDDLTAAAASGDALSLADLGLRYDLTVPLARFYATHRAALPPVFRSIQIAPVWRAERPQKGRYRQFVQCDIDIIGEAGPLAELELLTATVATLDALGLGGCTIRLNDRRVLAGILSSWGVPDELRERALITIDKLDKIGTGGVASELRDLGIVDDGADVAAELEALTTADWHLYDGVVPPPTWLDRDAYADLLALRETMPHARIEFDPTLVRGMGYYTGTIFEIAHPDFGYSLGGGGRYDGMIGRFLGQDVPACGFSIGFERIVDLLAVRDEGRPRSVVLVYDPAVEPATLLKLKHELVASGTRVRFERRVKNARALFERVTADGFDAVANVTPETTDAASLSFRDLTA; encoded by the coding sequence ATGGCCGCATCCGTCACTCCTCCGCGCGGAATGCGCGACTTCCTGCCCGCCGAGAAGGCCCGCCGCGAGCACGCGCTCGGCGTGATCCGCGGCGTGTACTCGTCGCACGGGTTCGACGAGATCGAGACACCCGTCATGGAGGACGCCTCGCGACTGCACGCCGGGCTCGGCGGCGACAACGAGAAGCTCGCGTTCGCGGTGATGAAGCGCGGCATCACGCCAGACGACCTGACGGCGGCCGCGGCATCCGGAGACGCTCTCTCGCTCGCCGACCTCGGCCTGCGCTACGACCTGACGGTGCCCCTCGCGCGGTTCTACGCGACGCACCGGGCGGCGCTGCCCCCGGTGTTCCGCTCGATCCAGATCGCGCCCGTGTGGCGCGCAGAGCGCCCGCAGAAGGGTCGCTACCGCCAGTTCGTGCAGTGCGACATCGACATCATCGGCGAGGCCGGACCGCTCGCCGAGCTCGAACTGCTCACCGCGACGGTCGCGACCCTCGATGCCCTCGGCCTCGGCGGCTGCACGATCCGGCTGAACGACCGACGGGTGCTCGCCGGCATCCTCTCGTCGTGGGGCGTGCCCGACGAACTGCGCGAGCGCGCCCTCATCACGATCGACAAGCTCGACAAGATCGGCACCGGGGGAGTCGCGTCCGAGCTCCGCGACCTCGGCATCGTCGACGACGGGGCGGATGTCGCGGCCGAGCTCGAGGCACTCACCACGGCCGACTGGCACCTGTACGACGGCGTGGTGCCGCCGCCCACCTGGCTCGACCGCGACGCGTACGCCGACCTGCTCGCGCTGCGCGAGACCATGCCGCACGCGAGGATCGAGTTCGACCCCACCCTCGTGCGTGGCATGGGCTACTACACGGGCACGATCTTCGAGATCGCGCACCCCGACTTCGGCTACTCGCTCGGCGGCGGTGGGCGCTACGACGGCATGATCGGCCGATTCCTCGGCCAAGACGTGCCCGCGTGCGGGTTCTCCATCGGCTTCGAGCGCATCGTCGACCTGCTCGCCGTGCGCGACGAGGGGCGCCCCCGCTCGGTCGTGCTGGTCTACGACCCCGCCGTCGAGCCTGCGACGCTGCTGAAGCTCAAGCACGAGCTCGTGGCATCCGGAACCCGCGTGCGCTTCGAGCGCCGCGTGAAGAACGCGCGCGCCCTGTTCGAGCGGGTCACCGCCGACGGCTTCGACGCCGTCGCGAACGTGACCCCCGAGACGACGGATGCCGCGTCGCTGAGCTTCCGCGACCTCACCGCCTGA
- a CDS encoding endonuclease domain-containing protein, which translates to MGLDLESVVDLCRAYEPLLREGEAFSHQTAALLFGAPLPHPLSSPGPLHVVSPDKTRARSVGVVGHRSTNGVHVVERLGLPVVAPETAWLQLAPSMLREDLTAVGDFLVTGRRHGAAREGALSTVSILASKLERNRGCRGAKTARWALERIRVGAASRPETLLRLAIVAAGLPEPCIGWPVAVGNGLTLHPDLAYPDLRIAIEYEGARHRDADRWERDIERRELFEDEGWRVIRVTRHALFDAPDALIARIRRARIASGAR; encoded by the coding sequence GTGGGACTCGACCTCGAGTCCGTCGTCGACCTTTGCCGTGCGTACGAGCCGCTGTTGCGCGAGGGCGAGGCGTTCAGCCATCAGACCGCCGCACTGTTGTTCGGCGCACCCCTCCCGCACCCCCTGAGCTCGCCTGGGCCACTGCACGTGGTCAGCCCCGACAAGACCCGGGCGCGCAGCGTCGGCGTGGTCGGTCACCGCTCCACGAACGGCGTGCACGTCGTCGAGCGTCTCGGTCTGCCCGTCGTCGCGCCCGAGACGGCCTGGCTGCAGCTCGCGCCGTCGATGTTGCGCGAGGATCTCACCGCCGTCGGTGACTTCCTCGTGACCGGACGACGTCACGGAGCGGCGCGCGAGGGCGCGCTGAGCACCGTCAGTATTCTCGCCTCGAAGCTCGAGCGGAATCGTGGATGCCGCGGCGCGAAGACCGCTCGGTGGGCGCTCGAACGGATCCGCGTCGGCGCCGCATCCCGCCCCGAGACGCTGCTCCGGCTCGCGATCGTGGCGGCCGGACTCCCCGAACCGTGCATCGGATGGCCGGTGGCCGTGGGGAACGGCCTCACGCTGCATCCGGACCTCGCGTATCCCGACCTTCGCATCGCGATCGAGTACGAGGGTGCCCGGCACCGCGACGCCGACCGGTGGGAGCGCGACATCGAGCGGCGCGAGCTCTTCGAGGATGAGGGGTGGCGGGTCATCCGGGTGACGCGTCACGCCCTGTTCGACGCTCCCGATGCACTCATCGCACGCATTCGACGCGCTCGGATCGCATCCGGCGCGCGGTGA
- the eno gene encoding phosphopyruvate hydratase has protein sequence MAFIEAVGAREILDSRGNPTVEVEVLLDDGSLARAAVPSGASTGAFEAYELRDGDQDRYFGKGVLKAVDAVLDELGPAIEDLDASDQRLVDATLIETDGTPNKSKLGANAILGVSLAVAKAAADSADLPLFRYLGGPNAHVLPVPLFNVINGGSHADNGIDMQEFFLAPIGAESYSESLRWGVETYHVLKGELKAAGYATGLGDEGGFAPDLPSNREGLDFLVKAIEKAGFTPGKDIALGLDVAATEFFKDGVYRLENKDWSADQLVEYYEGLVRDYPIATIEDALAEDDWDNWKALTDALGTKVQLVGDDLFVTNPERLATGISRGIANSLLVKVNQIGTLTETFDAVSLAHRSGYTAMLSHRSGETEDTTIADLVVATNAGQIKAGAPARSERVAKYNQLLRIEEELGESAVFAGRSAFPRFTA, from the coding sequence GTGGCATTCATCGAAGCTGTAGGCGCACGCGAGATCCTGGATTCTCGCGGCAACCCGACCGTCGAGGTCGAGGTCCTGCTCGACGACGGCTCCCTCGCCCGTGCGGCGGTGCCCTCGGGCGCCTCGACCGGCGCGTTCGAGGCGTACGAGCTGCGCGACGGCGACCAGGATCGGTACTTCGGCAAGGGCGTGCTGAAGGCCGTCGACGCCGTGCTCGACGAGCTCGGCCCGGCCATCGAAGACCTCGATGCGAGCGACCAGCGTCTCGTCGACGCCACGCTCATCGAGACCGACGGCACCCCCAACAAGTCCAAGCTCGGCGCCAACGCGATCCTCGGCGTGAGCCTCGCGGTCGCGAAGGCCGCGGCCGACTCGGCCGACCTGCCGCTGTTCCGCTACCTCGGCGGCCCCAACGCGCACGTGCTGCCCGTACCGCTGTTCAACGTCATCAACGGCGGCTCGCACGCCGACAACGGCATCGACATGCAGGAGTTCTTCCTCGCCCCGATCGGTGCCGAGTCCTACTCCGAGTCCCTGCGCTGGGGCGTCGAGACGTACCACGTCCTCAAGGGCGAGCTGAAGGCGGCGGGCTACGCCACCGGACTCGGCGACGAGGGCGGCTTCGCGCCCGACCTGCCCAGCAACCGCGAGGGCCTCGACTTCCTGGTGAAGGCGATCGAGAAGGCCGGCTTCACGCCCGGCAAGGACATCGCACTGGGTCTGGATGTCGCGGCGACCGAGTTCTTCAAGGACGGCGTCTACCGTCTCGAGAACAAGGACTGGTCTGCCGACCAGCTCGTCGAGTACTACGAGGGCCTCGTGCGCGACTACCCGATCGCCACCATCGAAGACGCCCTCGCCGAAGACGACTGGGACAACTGGAAGGCCCTCACCGACGCGCTCGGCACGAAGGTGCAGCTCGTCGGCGACGACCTCTTCGTCACCAACCCCGAGCGCCTCGCCACGGGCATCAGCCGCGGCATCGCGAACTCGCTGCTCGTCAAGGTCAACCAGATCGGCACGCTCACCGAGACGTTCGACGCGGTCAGCCTCGCGCACCGCTCGGGCTACACGGCCATGCTCTCGCACCGTTCCGGCGAGACCGAAGACACGACGATCGCCGACCTCGTGGTCGCCACGAACGCGGGTCAGATCAAGGCTGGCGCGCCCGCCCGCAGCGAGCGCGTCGCGAAGTACAATCAGCTCCTGAGGATCGAAGAAGAGCTCGGCGAGTCCGCGGTGTTCGCGGGTCGCTCGGCGTTCCCGCGGTTCACGGCCTGA
- a CDS encoding septum formation initiator family protein, whose amino-acid sequence MAKRPVRPTATSPSTSATPGATKPAKPSKPAKPSEPANSSKSAKRDTGTPGASKASTTKPSKTTPGGAKPAKTRPGRPTSPRASAGRGAAGWLGGIRFSGFSLIMMGVLVLAVVVLAPTIAQLAEQRQKIAELQATVSQQESEVQRLRDERERWNDETFITTQARDRLAYVMPGEVSYLVIDDRSEAAKTDATTEVSADVTEMKGDWMSTILSSVMTAGLAPAAGGAG is encoded by the coding sequence ATGGCGAAGAGACCGGTGAGGCCGACGGCGACGTCGCCGTCCACGTCGGCGACGCCAGGCGCGACCAAGCCCGCGAAGCCCTCCAAGCCCGCGAAGCCCTCCGAGCCTGCGAACTCCTCCAAGTCCGCGAAGCGGGACACGGGCACGCCCGGCGCGTCCAAGGCGAGCACGACCAAGCCGTCCAAGACCACGCCGGGCGGAGCCAAGCCGGCCAAGACGCGGCCGGGCAGGCCCACGTCGCCCCGCGCATCGGCGGGCCGCGGTGCAGCCGGCTGGCTCGGCGGCATCCGATTCTCAGGTTTCTCGCTCATCATGATGGGAGTCCTCGTGCTCGCGGTCGTGGTGCTCGCACCGACCATCGCGCAGCTCGCGGAACAGCGGCAGAAGATCGCCGAGCTGCAGGCCACCGTCTCGCAGCAGGAGTCCGAGGTGCAGCGTCTGCGCGACGAGCGCGAACGGTGGAACGACGAGACCTTCATCACGACCCAGGCGAGAGACCGGCTGGCGTACGTGATGCCCGGCGAGGTGAGCTACCTCGTCATCGACGACCGATCCGAAGCGGCGAAGACGGATGCCACGACGGAGGTCTCAGCCGACGTGACCGAGATGAAGGGGGACTGGATGAGCACCATCCTCTCCTCCGTGATGACCGCGGGCCTCGCGCCCGCAGCAGGAGGTGCCGGATGA
- a CDS encoding DUF501 domain-containing protein: MTRPPFDPVTERDIRIVSAQLGRQARDVVGIPARCVCGAPTVVATSPRLADGTPFPTFYYLSHPAATAAMSFLEAAQLMVECNELLAADASVAEGYAQAHRDYLADREQFGVVAELTGISAGGMPTRVKCLHAVVAHSLSAGPGANPIGDIALERSTWTPDVCQCPDYGVDDLGTPPSMNERESA; encoded by the coding sequence ATGACGCGGCCGCCGTTCGACCCCGTGACCGAGCGGGACATCCGCATCGTGTCCGCCCAGCTCGGCCGTCAGGCGCGCGATGTCGTGGGCATCCCGGCACGCTGCGTGTGCGGCGCGCCGACCGTGGTCGCGACGTCGCCGCGATTGGCCGACGGCACGCCGTTCCCGACGTTCTACTACCTCTCGCACCCGGCGGCGACGGCGGCGATGTCCTTCCTCGAGGCCGCGCAGCTCATGGTCGAGTGCAATGAGCTGCTCGCGGCCGACGCATCCGTCGCCGAGGGCTACGCGCAGGCGCACCGCGACTACCTGGCCGACCGCGAGCAGTTCGGCGTCGTGGCCGAGCTCACGGGCATCTCGGCGGGCGGCATGCCGACCCGCGTGAAGTGCCTGCATGCGGTCGTCGCGCACTCGCTCTCGGCCGGCCCCGGCGCGAACCCGATCGGCGACATCGCCCTCGAACGGTCGACCTGGACGCCCGACGTGTGCCAGTGCCCCGACTACGGCGTCGATGACCTCGGCACGCCTCCGAGCATGAACGAGCGCGAGTCGGCATGA
- a CDS encoding S8 family serine peptidase: MTAARTVARLVAAVAVGAVVALAGAAPAQADTVRDYQYWLADYGFTTAWNTTKGKGVTVAVIDTGVNGNVAELRGVVKDGTDVSGIGTPDGQTPVGDNPTHGTMVASLLAGRGTGAGNGVIGVAPEADLLTVSVAFGVETGAEKSNDEQIAEAVVWSVDHGADVINMSLTRNTRDWPESWDDAFMYAFEHDVVVVAAAGNRGSGTSEVGAPATIPGVVAVAGVDKEKNASFDASSQGITLAVAAPSEDLVGVLPDGGHAVWSGTSGAAPLVSGLVALIRAEYPDLDAANVIERLIKTADPHGHEVPSPLYGWGIIDPVPAITADVEPVAENPLGSLSAWITLHRRADTPVETDAPEAQEIVPIADPPQPVDVETQTLLPTPWTLAYITLPLSLVAGFGTLAALLGIGAARHTRRAARVREP; this comes from the coding sequence ATGACCGCCGCCCGCACGGTCGCCAGACTCGTCGCAGCCGTCGCCGTCGGCGCCGTCGTGGCGCTCGCAGGCGCCGCGCCCGCGCAGGCCGACACCGTGCGCGACTACCAGTATTGGCTCGCCGACTACGGGTTCACGACGGCGTGGAACACCACGAAGGGCAAGGGCGTCACGGTCGCGGTCATCGACACGGGCGTGAACGGCAACGTCGCCGAACTCCGCGGCGTCGTCAAGGACGGCACGGATGTCTCGGGCATCGGCACCCCAGACGGGCAGACCCCGGTCGGCGACAACCCGACCCACGGCACGATGGTGGCCTCGCTCCTCGCGGGCCGCGGCACCGGTGCCGGCAACGGCGTGATCGGCGTCGCCCCCGAGGCCGACCTGCTGACCGTCTCGGTCGCATTCGGCGTCGAGACCGGCGCCGAGAAGTCGAACGACGAGCAGATCGCGGAGGCTGTCGTCTGGTCGGTCGACCACGGCGCCGACGTCATCAACATGTCGCTCACCCGCAACACCCGCGACTGGCCGGAGAGCTGGGACGACGCGTTCATGTACGCGTTCGAGCACGACGTCGTGGTCGTCGCCGCCGCGGGCAACCGCGGCAGCGGCACGAGCGAGGTCGGCGCCCCAGCGACGATCCCGGGCGTGGTCGCGGTCGCGGGCGTCGACAAGGAGAAGAACGCGAGCTTCGACGCGAGCTCGCAGGGCATCACCCTCGCGGTGGCCGCCCCGAGCGAAGACCTGGTGGGCGTGCTGCCCGACGGCGGACACGCGGTGTGGAGCGGCACGAGCGGCGCCGCGCCGCTCGTCTCGGGGCTCGTGGCCCTGATTCGCGCCGAATACCCCGATCTCGATGCGGCGAACGTCATCGAACGACTCATCAAGACGGCCGATCCGCACGGGCACGAGGTGCCGAGCCCGCTCTACGGCTGGGGCATCATCGACCCCGTCCCCGCGATCACGGCCGACGTCGAGCCCGTGGCCGAGAACCCGCTCGGCAGCCTGTCCGCGTGGATCACGCTGCACCGCCGCGCCGACACCCCGGTCGAGACCGATGCGCCCGAGGCGCAGGAGATCGTGCCGATCGCCGACCCGCCGCAGCCGGTCGACGTCGAGACGCAGACCCTGCTGCCGACCCCGTGGACCCTGGCCTACATCACCCTCCCGCTCTCACTGGTCGCAGGGTTTGGTACGCTAGCAGCGCTGTTGGGCATCGGTGCCGCTCGGCATACCAGGCGGGCCGCTCGCGTACGCGAGCCGTGA